In Malus sylvestris chromosome 16, drMalSylv7.2, whole genome shotgun sequence, the following are encoded in one genomic region:
- the LOC126608520 gene encoding glycine-rich cell wall structural protein-like isoform X3, with the protein MGKFSKFVGLFAVMFVVVLAIAECRKIEKETFSEGLGGGLGGGAGGGFGGGVGGGGGAGGGLGGGAGAGAGGGVGGGSGGGAGGGFGGGKGGGVGGGFGGGAGGGVGGGSGGGAGGGFGGGKGGGVGGGSGGGVGGGVGGGRGGGVGGGVGVGGGAGGGAGGGVGGGAGGGGGAGGGIGGGAGGGVGGGVGGGGGAGGGAGGGFGGGKGGGVGGGVGGGAGGGIGGGV; encoded by the exons ATGGGGAAGTTTTCTAAGTTTGTTGGGTTGTTTGCTGTGATGTTTGTAGTGGTGCTAGCAATAGCTGAGTGTCGTAAGATTGAGAAAGAAACATTTTCTGAAGGCCTAGGAGGTGGTTTAGGTGGTGGTGCTGGTGGGGGATTTGGTGGTGGTGTAGGAGGTGGAGGCGGTGCTGGTGGTGGCTTGGGAGGTGGTGCTGGGGCTGGTGCCGGAGGTGGAGTTGGCGGTGGAAGTGGAGGTGGTGCTGGTGGGGGCTTTGGAGGTGGCAAAGGTGGCGGTGTAGGAGGTGGATTCGGGGGTGGTGCCGGAGGTGGGGTTGGTGGTGGAAGTGGAGGTGGTGCTGGTGGGGGATTTGGTGGTGGCAAAGGCGGCGGTGTAGGAGGTGGATCTGGGGGTGGTGTTGGAGGTGGAGTTGGTGGTGGAAGAGGAGGTGGTGTTGGAGGCGGAGTTGGTGTAGGCGGAGGCGCTGGGGGAGGTGCAGGTGGTGGTGTTGGAGGAGGAGCTGGTGGCGGAGGTGGTGCCGGTGGAGGCATTGGGGGTGGTGCAGGTGGTGGTGTTGGAGGAGGAGTTGGCGGTGGAGGTGGTGCCGGTGGAGGTGCTGGTGGAGGCTTTGGGGGTGGCAAAG GTGGCGGTGTTGGAGGAGGAGTTGGTGGCGGTGCTGGTGGAGGGATTGGTGGTGGAGTTTAA
- the LOC126608095 gene encoding mitogen-activated protein kinase kinase kinase 1b-like isoform X2: MDTPPPEELLKKIQELEAGQAHLKQEITKLRHSGDVKSEHQRAHSVSPQRSRFSSVPRRRVTGVGGAAGSGGHDAAAWKRGSTSFRHSSPLQRESHSHDPPTGGSGGGGSGGSSSTGPSAVNFTDRQYLNILQSIGQSVHIFDINGIIIYWNRTAENLYGYSAAEALGHSPVELLSDPQDYGVANNIINRVTKGESWTGQFPVKTKTGERFTAFVTNTPFYDDDGTFIGIICMSSDIRPFQEMKIAMSGGKPPESDSSYSRSRACVTAKLGLDPQQPLQNAIASKITNLASKMSNKVKSRIRVGENNIDHEGEGDCHRSDHGSDCVLSDHREDVNSSCATTPRGDLPPSPFGVFSHIDEKSPGKPSRDSGDESKGKPSIQRMISSKAEAWMGKKGITWPWKGNEPEEPETKSTRFVSPWLPNEHENDSVHQKNYFGSKPESQVNENNRTTNNEASGSWTSSFNVNSTSSASSCGSTSSSAVNKVDVDTDSLDYEILWEDLIIGEQVGQGSCGTVYHGLWYGSDVAVKVFSWQEYSEDVIFSFRQEVSLMKRLRHPNVLLFMGAVTSPQRLCIVTEFLPRGSLFHLLQGNTSKLYWRRRVHMAIDIARGMNYLHHFNPPIIHRDLKSSNLLVDKNWTVKVGDFGLSRLKHDTFLTTKTGKGTPQWMAPEVLRNEPSDEKSDIYSYGVILWELATEKIPWDNLNSMQVIGAVGFMDQRLEIPKDVDPQWTCLIESCWQSPFNFLRIKCW; encoded by the exons ATGGATACTCCGCCGCCGGAGGAGCTTCTGAAAAAGATCCAAGAGCTGGAAGCAGGGCAGGCCCACCTCAAGCAGGAGATCACCAAGCTCAGGCACTCTGGAGATGTCAAATCAGAGCACCAGAGGGCCCACTCGGTCTCGCCGCAGCGCTCGAGGTTCTCGTCCGTGCCCAGAAGGAGAGTCACTGGGGTGGGCGGTGCTGCTGGTAGTGGAGGTCACGATGCGGCGGCTTGGAAGAGAGGGTCTACTTCGTTTCGGCATTCCTCACCTCTTCAGAGGGAGAGCCACAGCCATGATCCTCCCACTGGCGGCAGTGGCGGTGGCGGCAGTGGAGGAAGCAGTAGCACGGGGCCTTCAGCTGTGAACTTTACTGATAGACAGTATCTGAACATACTACAGTCGATTGGGCAATCTGTGCATATATTTGATATCAATGGGATTATAATTTACTG GAACAGAACTGCTGAAAATTTATATGGGTATTCTGCGGCTGAGGCCCTTGGACATAGTCCTGTTGAGCTCTTATCAGATCCTCAAGACTACGGTGTCGCAAACAATATAATAAACCGTGTCACCAAGGGGGAGAGCTGGACCGGGCAGTTCCCTGTCAAGACCAAAACTGGGGAGAGATTTACGGCCTTTGTAACAAATACTCCATTCTATGATGATGATGGCACTTTTATTGGGATTATTTGCATGTCAAGTGATATCCGGCCTTTTCAAGAAATGAAGATTGCAATGTCAGGAGGAAAGCCCCCAGAATCAGATTCAAGCTACAGCCGGTCTAGAGCTTGTGTTACAGCTAAACTTGGCCTTGATCCTCAGCAGCCTCTACAAAATGCTATTGCatcaaaaataacaaatttg GCGTCCAAAATGAGCAACAAAGTAAAATCAAGAATTCGGGTGGGAGAAAACAACATAGATCACGAAGGTGAGGGCGATTGTCATCGTTCTGATCATGGTTCAGATTGTGTTCTCTCTGATCATAGGGAGGATGTGAATTCAAGTTGTGCTACCACACCTAGAGGAGATTTGCCCCCATCTCCTTTCGGAGTATTCTCCCATATTGATGAAAAGTCTCCAGGAAAACCCTCCAGAGATTCTGGCGATGAGAGTAAAGGAAAACCTTCGATCCAGAGGATGATATCCTCGAAAGCAGAAGCATGGATGGGTAAGAAAGGGATAACATGGCCATGGAAAGGGAATGAGCCTGAAGAGCCAGAGACTAAGAGCACTCGTTTTGTTTCGCCTTGGTTGCCTAACGAACATGAGAATGATTCAGTTCATCAGAAGAATTATTTTGGTTCAAAACCAGAAAGTCAGGTGAATGAAAATAACCGGACTACAAATAATGAGGCCTCAGGATCCTGGACCTCCTCATTTAATGTTAACAGCACAAGCAGTGCCAGCAGCTGTGGAAGTACCAGCAGCAGTGCTGTGAATAAGGTGGATGTAGACACTGACAGTCTGGACTACGAAATCTTGTGGGAAGACTTGATAATTGGAGAACAAGTTGGGCAAG GATCATGTGGAACCGTATACCATGGTCTGTGGTATGGATCA GATGTTGCTGTGAAGGTATTCTCCTGGCAAGAATATTCAGAAGATGTGATATTTTCCTTCAGACAAGAG GTGTCTCTCATGAAAAGGCTTCGACATCCAAATGTTCTGCTTTTTATGGGAGCTGTGACTTCACCTCAGCGTCTCTGCATCGTAACAGAGTTCCTCCCTCG TGGAAGTTTGTTTCACTTACTACAAGGGAACACATCAAAACTATATTGGAGGCGACGTGTTCATATGGCGATAGATATA GCACGAGGCATGAAttatcttcatcatttcaacccaCCTATCATTCATCGAGATCTGAAGTCTTCAAATCTCCTTGTTGATAAAAACTGGACTGTTAAG GTTGGTGATTTTGGTCTTTCACGTCTTAAGCACGATACATTTCTCACAACCAAGACTGGGAAGGGCACG CCTCAATGGATGGCACCGGAAGTTCTACGTAATGAACCCTCAGACGAGAA GTCTGATATATACAGCTATGGGGTGATATTGTGGGAGCTTGCTACTGAGAAGATCCCTTGGGATAATCTGAACTCAATGCAG GTGATTGGAGCTGTAGGGTTCATGGAccaaaggttagagatcccaaAGGACGTGGACCCGCaatggacttgtttaattgaGAGCTGCTGGCAGAG CCCTTTTAACTTTTTAAGAATCAAATGTTGGTAA
- the LOC126608520 gene encoding glycine-rich cell wall structural protein-like isoform X2: protein MGKFSKFVGLFAVMFVVVLAIAECRKIEKETFSEGLGGGLGGGAGGGFGGGVGGGGGAGGGLGGGAGAGAGGGVGGGSGGGAGGGFGGGKGGGVGGGFGGGAGGGVGGGSGGGAGGGFGGGKGGGVGGGSGGGVGGGVGGGRGGGVGGGVGVGGGAGGGAGGGVGGGAGGGGGAGGGIGGGAGGGVGGGVGGGGGAGGGAGGGFGGGKGGGGGVGGGGAGGGFGGGKGGGVGGGVGGGAGGGIGGGV, encoded by the exons ATGGGGAAGTTTTCTAAGTTTGTTGGGTTGTTTGCTGTGATGTTTGTAGTGGTGCTAGCAATAGCTGAGTGTCGTAAGATTGAGAAAGAAACATTTTCTGAAGGCCTAGGAGGTGGTTTAGGTGGTGGTGCTGGTGGGGGATTTGGTGGTGGTGTAGGAGGTGGAGGCGGTGCTGGTGGTGGCTTGGGAGGTGGTGCTGGGGCTGGTGCCGGAGGTGGAGTTGGCGGTGGAAGTGGAGGTGGTGCTGGTGGGGGCTTTGGAGGTGGCAAAGGTGGCGGTGTAGGAGGTGGATTCGGGGGTGGTGCCGGAGGTGGGGTTGGTGGTGGAAGTGGAGGTGGTGCTGGTGGGGGATTTGGTGGTGGCAAAGGCGGCGGTGTAGGAGGTGGATCTGGGGGTGGTGTTGGAGGTGGAGTTGGTGGTGGAAGAGGAGGTGGTGTTGGAGGCGGAGTTGGTGTAGGCGGAGGCGCTGGGGGAGGTGCAGGTGGTGGTGTTGGAGGAGGAGCTGGTGGCGGAGGTGGTGCCGGTGGAGGCATTGGGGGTGGTGCAGGTGGTGGTGTTGGAGGAGGAGTTGGCGGTGGAGGTGGTGCCGGTGGAGGTGCTGGTGGAGGCTTTGGGGGTGGCAAAGGTGGCGGTGGAGGAGTTGGCGGTGGAGGTGCTGGTGGAGGCTTTGGGGGTGGCAAAG GTGGCGGTGTTGGAGGAGGAGTTGGTGGCGGTGCTGGTGGAGGGATTGGTGGTGGAGTTTAA
- the LOC126608096 gene encoding uncharacterized protein LOC126608096 has protein sequence MEGGGEEGVEMVVDSKDLQQQSKAFDKLTDRVEDRQLDSTRVQEAMASIAASSEADWNAMRLREKELAAVKINAGDVDIIANELELDKKVAERTLREHKGDAVAAIRHLLR, from the exons ATGGAGGGAGGTGGAGAAGAAGGAGTCGAGATGGTGGTGGACTCCAAGGACTTGCAGCAGCAGAGCAAAGCCTTCGATAAGCTCACCGACCGCGTGGAGGATCGACAGCTTGATTCCACCCGCGTCCAGGAGGCCATGGCTTCCATCGCGGCCTCCTCCGAAGCCGACTGGAATGCTATGCGATTGAG GGAGAAGGAATTGGCTGCAGTGAAGATCAATGCCGGTGACGTTGACATAATTGCAAATGAGCTAGAGCTGGACAAGAAGGTTGCCGAGAGGACCTTGCGGGAGCACAAAGGCGATGCCGTCGCTGCCATTCGACACTTGCTTCGCTAG
- the LOC126608520 gene encoding glycine-rich cell wall structural protein-like isoform X1 codes for MGKFSKFVGLFAVMFVVVLAIAECRKIEKETFSEGLGGGLGGGAGGGFGGGVGGGGGAGGGLGGGAGAGAGGGVGGGSGGGAGGGFGGGKGGGVGGGFGGGAGGGVGGGSGGGAGGGFGGGKGGGVGGGSGGGVGGGVGGGRGGGVGGGVGVGGGAGGGAGGGVGGGAGGGGGAGGGIGGGAGGGVGGGVGGGGGAGGGAGGGFGGGKGGGVGGGVGGGGGAGGGAGGGFGGGKGGGVGGGVGGGAGGGIGGGV; via the exons ATGGGGAAGTTTTCTAAGTTTGTTGGGTTGTTTGCTGTGATGTTTGTAGTGGTGCTAGCAATAGCTGAGTGTCGTAAGATTGAGAAAGAAACATTTTCTGAAGGCCTAGGAGGTGGTTTAGGTGGTGGTGCTGGTGGGGGATTTGGTGGTGGTGTAGGAGGTGGAGGCGGTGCTGGTGGTGGCTTGGGAGGTGGTGCTGGGGCTGGTGCCGGAGGTGGAGTTGGCGGTGGAAGTGGAGGTGGTGCTGGTGGGGGCTTTGGAGGTGGCAAAGGTGGCGGTGTAGGAGGTGGATTCGGGGGTGGTGCCGGAGGTGGGGTTGGTGGTGGAAGTGGAGGTGGTGCTGGTGGGGGATTTGGTGGTGGCAAAGGCGGCGGTGTAGGAGGTGGATCTGGGGGTGGTGTTGGAGGTGGAGTTGGTGGTGGAAGAGGAGGTGGTGTTGGAGGCGGAGTTGGTGTAGGCGGAGGCGCTGGGGGAGGTGCAGGTGGTGGTGTTGGAGGAGGAGCTGGTGGCGGAGGTGGTGCCGGTGGAGGCATTGGGGGTGGTGCAGGTGGTGGTGTTGGAGGAGGAGTTGGCGGTGGAGGTGGTGCCGGTGGAGGTGCTGGTGGAGGCTTTGGGGGTGGCAAAG GTGGCGGTGTTGGAGGAGGAGTTGGCGGTGGAGGTGGTGCCGGTGGAGGTGCTGGTGGAGGCTTTGGTGGTGGCAAAGGTGGCGGTGTTGGAGGAGGAGTTGGTGGCGGTGCTGGTGGAGGGATTGGTGGTGGAGTTTAA
- the LOC126608095 gene encoding uncharacterized protein LOC126608095 isoform X1: MDTPPPEELLKKIQELEAGQAHLKQEITKLRHSGDVKSEHQRAHSVSPQRSRFSSVPRRRVTGVGGAAGSGGHDAAAWKRGSTSFRHSSPLQRESHSHDPPTGGSGGGGSGGSSSTGPSAVNFTDRQYLNILQSIGQSVHIFDINGIIIYWNRTAENLYGYSAAEALGHSPVELLSDPQDYGVANNIINRVTKGESWTGQFPVKTKTGERFTAFVTNTPFYDDDGTFIGIICMSSDIRPFQEMKIAMSGGKPPESDSSYSRSRACVTAKLGLDPQQPLQNAIASKITNLASKMSNKVKSRIRVGENNIDHEGEGDCHRSDHGSDCVLSDHREDVNSSCATTPRGDLPPSPFGVFSHIDEKSPGKPSRDSGDESKGKPSIQRMISSKAEAWMGKKGITWPWKGNEPEEPETKSTRFVSPWLPNEHENDSVHQKNYFGSKPESQVNENNRTTNNEASGSWTSSFNVNSTSSASSCGSTSSSAVNKVDVDTDSLDYEILWEDLIIGEQVGQGSCGTVYHGLWYGSDVAVKVFSWQEYSEDVIFSFRQEVSLMKRLRHPNVLLFMGAVTSPQRLCIVTEFLPRGSLFHLLQGNTSKLYWRRRVHMAIDIARGMNYLHHFNPPIIHRDLKSSNLLVDKNWTVKVGDFGLSRLKHDTFLTTKTGKGTPQWMAPEVLRNEPSDEKSDIYSYGVILWELATEKIPWDNLNSMQVIGAVGFMDQRLEIPKDVDPQWTCLIESCWQSDAASRPTFQELLEKLRDLQRQYTLQFQAARAAAGDNTPKEL, from the exons ATGGATACTCCGCCGCCGGAGGAGCTTCTGAAAAAGATCCAAGAGCTGGAAGCAGGGCAGGCCCACCTCAAGCAGGAGATCACCAAGCTCAGGCACTCTGGAGATGTCAAATCAGAGCACCAGAGGGCCCACTCGGTCTCGCCGCAGCGCTCGAGGTTCTCGTCCGTGCCCAGAAGGAGAGTCACTGGGGTGGGCGGTGCTGCTGGTAGTGGAGGTCACGATGCGGCGGCTTGGAAGAGAGGGTCTACTTCGTTTCGGCATTCCTCACCTCTTCAGAGGGAGAGCCACAGCCATGATCCTCCCACTGGCGGCAGTGGCGGTGGCGGCAGTGGAGGAAGCAGTAGCACGGGGCCTTCAGCTGTGAACTTTACTGATAGACAGTATCTGAACATACTACAGTCGATTGGGCAATCTGTGCATATATTTGATATCAATGGGATTATAATTTACTG GAACAGAACTGCTGAAAATTTATATGGGTATTCTGCGGCTGAGGCCCTTGGACATAGTCCTGTTGAGCTCTTATCAGATCCTCAAGACTACGGTGTCGCAAACAATATAATAAACCGTGTCACCAAGGGGGAGAGCTGGACCGGGCAGTTCCCTGTCAAGACCAAAACTGGGGAGAGATTTACGGCCTTTGTAACAAATACTCCATTCTATGATGATGATGGCACTTTTATTGGGATTATTTGCATGTCAAGTGATATCCGGCCTTTTCAAGAAATGAAGATTGCAATGTCAGGAGGAAAGCCCCCAGAATCAGATTCAAGCTACAGCCGGTCTAGAGCTTGTGTTACAGCTAAACTTGGCCTTGATCCTCAGCAGCCTCTACAAAATGCTATTGCatcaaaaataacaaatttg GCGTCCAAAATGAGCAACAAAGTAAAATCAAGAATTCGGGTGGGAGAAAACAACATAGATCACGAAGGTGAGGGCGATTGTCATCGTTCTGATCATGGTTCAGATTGTGTTCTCTCTGATCATAGGGAGGATGTGAATTCAAGTTGTGCTACCACACCTAGAGGAGATTTGCCCCCATCTCCTTTCGGAGTATTCTCCCATATTGATGAAAAGTCTCCAGGAAAACCCTCCAGAGATTCTGGCGATGAGAGTAAAGGAAAACCTTCGATCCAGAGGATGATATCCTCGAAAGCAGAAGCATGGATGGGTAAGAAAGGGATAACATGGCCATGGAAAGGGAATGAGCCTGAAGAGCCAGAGACTAAGAGCACTCGTTTTGTTTCGCCTTGGTTGCCTAACGAACATGAGAATGATTCAGTTCATCAGAAGAATTATTTTGGTTCAAAACCAGAAAGTCAGGTGAATGAAAATAACCGGACTACAAATAATGAGGCCTCAGGATCCTGGACCTCCTCATTTAATGTTAACAGCACAAGCAGTGCCAGCAGCTGTGGAAGTACCAGCAGCAGTGCTGTGAATAAGGTGGATGTAGACACTGACAGTCTGGACTACGAAATCTTGTGGGAAGACTTGATAATTGGAGAACAAGTTGGGCAAG GATCATGTGGAACCGTATACCATGGTCTGTGGTATGGATCA GATGTTGCTGTGAAGGTATTCTCCTGGCAAGAATATTCAGAAGATGTGATATTTTCCTTCAGACAAGAG GTGTCTCTCATGAAAAGGCTTCGACATCCAAATGTTCTGCTTTTTATGGGAGCTGTGACTTCACCTCAGCGTCTCTGCATCGTAACAGAGTTCCTCCCTCG TGGAAGTTTGTTTCACTTACTACAAGGGAACACATCAAAACTATATTGGAGGCGACGTGTTCATATGGCGATAGATATA GCACGAGGCATGAAttatcttcatcatttcaacccaCCTATCATTCATCGAGATCTGAAGTCTTCAAATCTCCTTGTTGATAAAAACTGGACTGTTAAG GTTGGTGATTTTGGTCTTTCACGTCTTAAGCACGATACATTTCTCACAACCAAGACTGGGAAGGGCACG CCTCAATGGATGGCACCGGAAGTTCTACGTAATGAACCCTCAGACGAGAA GTCTGATATATACAGCTATGGGGTGATATTGTGGGAGCTTGCTACTGAGAAGATCCCTTGGGATAATCTGAACTCAATGCAG GTGATTGGAGCTGTAGGGTTCATGGAccaaaggttagagatcccaaAGGACGTGGACCCGCaatggacttgtttaattgaGAGCTGCTGGCAGAG TGATGCAGCTTCCAGGCCAACATTTCAAGAACTGCTGGAGAAGCTCAGAGACCTGCAGAGACAATACACTCTTCAGTTCCAAGCAGCGCGTGCCGCTGCGGGCGATAACACCCCGAAAGAATTGTAG
- the LOC126608519 gene encoding probable pectinesterase 67, translated as MAWSSSTTFITFAIIFFTSVTLTNVVHGLTAQKVIDSPLLTQKIHTNRTLKVDINGKGDFTSVQAAIDAVPEGNKQWIIIHVRKGVYREKVIIPRNKPYIFMRGNGKGRSAIVWSQSSSDNVESATFSVEAPNFIAFGISFKNEAPTGVAYTSQNQSVAAFVAADKVAFYHCGFYSTHNTLFDYKGRHYYDNCYIQGSIDFIFGRGRSVFHSCEVFVIGDKRVSIKGSVTAQNRETEKENSGFVFNKGKLYGVGDSVYLGRAKGAFSRVIYANMYLSKTVVPQGWTNWSYSGGTENLYHAEYKCKGPGAEATGRAEWARQLTEKEVAPFLSIDFINGQEWLPVWL; from the exons ATGGCTTGGTCTTCGTCCACAACATTCATCACCTTTGCAATCATTTTTTTCACCTCAGTAACTCTCACGAATGTTGTTCATGGCTTGACCGCACAAAAGGTAATAGATTCCCCCTTATTGACTCAGAAGATTCACACGAACCGCACCCTTAAGGTTGACATCAACGGCAAGGGAGATTTCACATCTGTTCAAGCAGCCATTGATGCTGTTCCTGAAGGCAATAAGCAATGGATCATCATCCATGTTAGGAAAGGAGTGTACAG AGAAAAGGTGATCATACCACGTAATAAGCCCTACATATTCATGAGAGGAAATGGGAAGGGCAGGTCCGCCATTGTTTGGTCACAAAGCTCTTCGGACAATGTTGAATCTGCTACTTTCAGTGTCGAAGCTCCCAATTTCATTGCCTTCGGGATCAGCTTCAAG AATGAGGCCCCGACCGGTGTGGCTTACACCTCGCAGAACCAGTCAGTTGCAGCATTTGTAGCTGCAGACAAAGTTGCATTCTACCATTGTGGATTTTACAGTACCCATAACACCCTCTTCGATTACAAGGGCAGACATTACTATGATAATTGTTACATCCAGGGCTCCATTGACTTCATCTTTGGCCGTGGTAGATCTGTCTTCCAC AGCTGCGAGGTCTTTGTTATCGGAGACAAGAGGGTGTCGATCAAGGGGTCCGTGACAGCTCAAAATAGGGAGACTGAGAAGGAGAACAGTGGATTTGTTTTTAACAAAGGCAAGCTCTATGGTGTTGGTGACAGTGTGTACCTAGGTAGGGCAAAGGGTGCTTTCTCCAGAGTGATTTATGCAAACATGTACCTCTCGAAGACTGTCGTGCCACAAGGATGGACCAACTGGAGCTATTCCGGCGGAACTGA AAACTTATACCATGCCGAGTACAAGTGCAAAGGGCCAGGAGCTGAGGCTACAGGGCGTGCCGAATGGGCGAGACAACTCACCGAAAAAGAAGTTGCACCCTTCTTGTCTATCGACTTCATCAATGGCCAGGAATGGCTGCCAGTTTGGCTGTAA
- the LOC126608095 gene encoding mitogen-activated protein kinase kinase kinase 1b-like isoform X3, giving the protein MDTPPPEELLKKIQELEAGQAHLKQEITKLRHSGDVKSEHQRAHSVSPQRSRFSSVPRRRVTGVGGAAGSGGHDAAAWKRGSTSFRHSSPLQRESHSHDPPTGGSGGGGSGGSSSTGPSAVNFTDRQYLNILQSIGQSVHIFDINGIIIYWNRTAENLYGYSAAEALGHSPVELLSDPQDYGVANNIINRVTKGESWTGQFPVKTKTGERFTAFVTNTPFYDDDGTFIGIICMSSDIRPFQEMKIAMSGGKPPESDSSYSRSRACVTAKLGLDPQQPLQNAIASKITNLASKMSNKVKSRIRVGENNIDHEGEGDCHRSDHGSDCVLSDHREDVNSSCATTPRGDLPPSPFGVFSHIDEKSPGKPSRDSGDESKGKPSIQRMISSKAEAWMGKKGITWPWKGNEPEEPETKSTRFVSPWLPNEHENDSVHQKNYFGSKPESQVNENNRTTNNEASGSWTSSFNVNSTSSASSCGSTSSSAVNKVDVDTDSLDYEILWEDLIIGEQVGQGSCGTVYHGLWYGSDVAVKVFSWQEYSEDVIFSFRQEVSLMKRLRHPNVLLFMGAVTSPQRLCIVTEFLPRGSLFHLLQGNTSKLYWRRRVHMAIDIARGMNYLHHFNPPIIHRDLKSSNLLVDKNWTVKVGDFGLSRLKHDTFLTTKTGKGTPQWMAPEVLRNEPSDEKSDIYSYGVILWELATEKIPWDNLNSMQVIGAVGFMDQRLEIPKDVDPQWTCLIESCWQSY; this is encoded by the exons ATGGATACTCCGCCGCCGGAGGAGCTTCTGAAAAAGATCCAAGAGCTGGAAGCAGGGCAGGCCCACCTCAAGCAGGAGATCACCAAGCTCAGGCACTCTGGAGATGTCAAATCAGAGCACCAGAGGGCCCACTCGGTCTCGCCGCAGCGCTCGAGGTTCTCGTCCGTGCCCAGAAGGAGAGTCACTGGGGTGGGCGGTGCTGCTGGTAGTGGAGGTCACGATGCGGCGGCTTGGAAGAGAGGGTCTACTTCGTTTCGGCATTCCTCACCTCTTCAGAGGGAGAGCCACAGCCATGATCCTCCCACTGGCGGCAGTGGCGGTGGCGGCAGTGGAGGAAGCAGTAGCACGGGGCCTTCAGCTGTGAACTTTACTGATAGACAGTATCTGAACATACTACAGTCGATTGGGCAATCTGTGCATATATTTGATATCAATGGGATTATAATTTACTG GAACAGAACTGCTGAAAATTTATATGGGTATTCTGCGGCTGAGGCCCTTGGACATAGTCCTGTTGAGCTCTTATCAGATCCTCAAGACTACGGTGTCGCAAACAATATAATAAACCGTGTCACCAAGGGGGAGAGCTGGACCGGGCAGTTCCCTGTCAAGACCAAAACTGGGGAGAGATTTACGGCCTTTGTAACAAATACTCCATTCTATGATGATGATGGCACTTTTATTGGGATTATTTGCATGTCAAGTGATATCCGGCCTTTTCAAGAAATGAAGATTGCAATGTCAGGAGGAAAGCCCCCAGAATCAGATTCAAGCTACAGCCGGTCTAGAGCTTGTGTTACAGCTAAACTTGGCCTTGATCCTCAGCAGCCTCTACAAAATGCTATTGCatcaaaaataacaaatttg GCGTCCAAAATGAGCAACAAAGTAAAATCAAGAATTCGGGTGGGAGAAAACAACATAGATCACGAAGGTGAGGGCGATTGTCATCGTTCTGATCATGGTTCAGATTGTGTTCTCTCTGATCATAGGGAGGATGTGAATTCAAGTTGTGCTACCACACCTAGAGGAGATTTGCCCCCATCTCCTTTCGGAGTATTCTCCCATATTGATGAAAAGTCTCCAGGAAAACCCTCCAGAGATTCTGGCGATGAGAGTAAAGGAAAACCTTCGATCCAGAGGATGATATCCTCGAAAGCAGAAGCATGGATGGGTAAGAAAGGGATAACATGGCCATGGAAAGGGAATGAGCCTGAAGAGCCAGAGACTAAGAGCACTCGTTTTGTTTCGCCTTGGTTGCCTAACGAACATGAGAATGATTCAGTTCATCAGAAGAATTATTTTGGTTCAAAACCAGAAAGTCAGGTGAATGAAAATAACCGGACTACAAATAATGAGGCCTCAGGATCCTGGACCTCCTCATTTAATGTTAACAGCACAAGCAGTGCCAGCAGCTGTGGAAGTACCAGCAGCAGTGCTGTGAATAAGGTGGATGTAGACACTGACAGTCTGGACTACGAAATCTTGTGGGAAGACTTGATAATTGGAGAACAAGTTGGGCAAG GATCATGTGGAACCGTATACCATGGTCTGTGGTATGGATCA GATGTTGCTGTGAAGGTATTCTCCTGGCAAGAATATTCAGAAGATGTGATATTTTCCTTCAGACAAGAG GTGTCTCTCATGAAAAGGCTTCGACATCCAAATGTTCTGCTTTTTATGGGAGCTGTGACTTCACCTCAGCGTCTCTGCATCGTAACAGAGTTCCTCCCTCG TGGAAGTTTGTTTCACTTACTACAAGGGAACACATCAAAACTATATTGGAGGCGACGTGTTCATATGGCGATAGATATA GCACGAGGCATGAAttatcttcatcatttcaacccaCCTATCATTCATCGAGATCTGAAGTCTTCAAATCTCCTTGTTGATAAAAACTGGACTGTTAAG GTTGGTGATTTTGGTCTTTCACGTCTTAAGCACGATACATTTCTCACAACCAAGACTGGGAAGGGCACG CCTCAATGGATGGCACCGGAAGTTCTACGTAATGAACCCTCAGACGAGAA GTCTGATATATACAGCTATGGGGTGATATTGTGGGAGCTTGCTACTGAGAAGATCCCTTGGGATAATCTGAACTCAATGCAG GTGATTGGAGCTGTAGGGTTCATGGAccaaaggttagagatcccaaAGGACGTGGACCCGCaatggacttgtttaattgaGAGCTGCTGGCAGAG TTATTGA